The Acidobacteriota bacterium genomic sequence CCCGATCCTCCGGGCCGCGGCTACTTTTTCGGTTTCGCTTTGGGCGGCTTCCCCTTGGCCGCCGGCGGAGGCGGCGGGGGCGGCGCGGCACGGTGCCAGTAGGCCTTTGAGTGCCAGTATTTCTCCCGCTCCCACTGCTTCCAGTAGCGGTTCACGTCCACCCACCGGACCCGCACATGCCCCGGCGGCAGCGCCCGCCAGCCGGTCGGCAACTTGACGATGACCGACGGCACGTCGACCACCGCCACCCGGACCCACGGCCCGTTGAAGCTCACCGCCCGGAACCAGACGTCCCGGTACGGCCGCCACCAATGCCCCCGGTAGAAGAAGAAGTCATCGTCACGGTCGGGGATGAAATAGATGTACGTCTCGGGGATTACCACGAGCTGAGGATCCCGGTCAAAATGCACCACCGGCAGGACGATGTTGATATCCACGTCTGCCGCGCCGACCGGGATCGTGAGGATCAGTCCCAAGAAGATCGTTCTCAAGATTGTGTTCATCGGAACGCCTCCATTGGAATGCCGGCATGATATCCCCGCAGACCGGCGGCTGTCAAACCCGCCGGCGAAAATTGCGGCGGCTCAGTCGCAGCGAGCCGTGTCGCAGGGGTCCGGCGCGACGGGGCGATCCCGCCCGGCCAGCCATCCCTCCCAGACCCGCAGCCCCGCCACACCCGCCACCACCAGCGCACCGCCCGCCGCCTGCGGCAGGGTGAGGCGCTCACCGAGCAGTGCGTAGGCGATGACCGCAGTGAAGGGCGGTTCCAGCGTGGCGATGAGGTTCACGATCCCCGACGGCAGGTGGGTCAGACTCACGTTGTACAGCCCGAAGCCGGCCACGGTGGGCCCGACGGCCAGCAGCACCAGCACCCCCCAGCCGGCCCAGGCGTCGCCCAGCGCAGCAGCTCGACGGGCCGGGCTGCTCCGCCCGCTGCCGCCGCCCCGGGGGTCAGATTGAGCACCAGAAGAAACAGGGTGGCGAAGCCGAAAATGTAGAGCAGCGCGGTCCAAGGATCCAGACCCCGCCGCGACGACGATCGACCCATCAGGCTGTGGGCCGCATAGCCCAGGCCCGACAGGAGACCGAGGAGGATTCCGCCCGGTTGCGTCCGCCAGACGGCGGGGTCCGCCGCGTCCGACACCAGGGCGCAGCCGGCGAACGCGGAGCCCACCGCCAGCAGCCGGGCCCAGTCGAGGCGCTCCCCCAGCAACCGCCAGCCCAGCAGCACCGTGAACGCCGCCGATGAGTACACCAGCACCGTGGCCACCGCCGCGCCGTTGGCGGCTACCGAGAGGGTCCAGAACGCGTTGAACGCCGCCAGCACCAGGCCCCAGCCGGCGAGAAAGGCAATGTCGCCGCGGCCCACGCGGAGCCGGCGCGGGGCGACCAGGGCCAGCGCCGGGGCGAGCACGGCCACCACGAAGAGGTCCCGCCAGACTGCGAGCGCCAGCGGCGCCAGCGTGTAGTTCAGGGTCAGATAGCGGATGAAGATTGCCGTGGTGGACAGAATGGCCGCGCTGGCGATCGCCAGGGGAAAGCCGCGGGCCAGATTGGATCGCTCCGAAATCATGGGGTGTCTTCGCCCGACACTGTACACTCGTTCCCGGCGGATCATACGTGGAATGAGATCCGCCGTACAGATCCAATTCTCGGGTGTTCCGACCCATCCAGTCAGGTTTTCTGGCTGTAGTGGCGCTTGAGCCAGTCGCACAGGCCGTCCAGCCCGGGAAAGAGCACACGCTCGGTGACGTTGCTCTGGTCCAGCTTGTCGCGGATTTCCCACTTGAGCGCCGCCGGAATGATGAGGCGGCGGAACAGCTCCGGATGATGGTTCAGCCAGTCATCGATGGGGCGTGACGGGTTGGGCATCACCGAGAAGAGGGCGAACTGGTTGACGATGCGCTCGTCGATGGACGGCGGCTCCAGGAAAAGCAGGAACTCGCCGCCTGCGGCCAGCGCGTCGAAGTCCTCCAATGACTGGATCAGATGCTGGAACGAGCTCCCCTCATCCGCCTTGCTGTGGCCTTCAGCGTCGGCGGCCTTGGTGAGCTGGGATAGCAGCTCCACGGTGAACACGTCGGCGCCCTCCGCCCGAAGGGGCTCGCCCAGGGGCTGAGGCAGATGCGCGTGCACCTGATGCAGGTTCACCATCCAGACCACACCGTCGATGTCGAACCGCTCGATGTTGGCGGTGGCGAAGTGGAGCGCGGCCGCCGGCGAGTAGGTCCAGTCCAGGAGCCGGGTGGGGAGACCGTGGTGCTGGGCCACCGCCAGCAGGTGCCAGAACGAGGTGAAGTCGCCGAACAGCCCCTGGGCGTATTTGCGGAAGTTGCGCAGCAAGTGGCGCTCCATCTGCGCATATGGACCGCGAAGCCGGATCAACGACGATTCCAGAGCGTAGCCGGCGTCGGACAGTCCGCGGAAGACGTACGGCGAGCGGAACCGTCGGATGGCGGGATCCCACGACGCGTAGAACAGCTCGTCCTGGACCTGCGCCCAGGATGTGACCCGGATGTCGTTGCTCATGGCGCGGCTCCTGTTTCCGCCGGGATCGCGAAGGCCCGACCGTCGAGAGCGGTCAATCGGGGACGAACTCATCATCATTAAATCACATCTCGGTTGCAGAATGAAGGAGAGTGAGGAGTGAACACTAAACGGTGAACAGTGATATTCTTCGTGCTCGTAATCGTCATCTTCATCGTAATCGTGATCGTGATCGTAATCGTAATCGAACCGTTTTAAGGTTTGAAAGCTTGAAGGTATGAAGGTTCGCAGGTTCGCAAGTTCCAGGTTCGCAGGTTCGCAAGTTCCAGGTTCGCAGGTTCGCAGGTTCGCAAGTTCACGGAACCTTGTCGCCTTCCAGCCGAACCACTTTCACATGCTGGCCGTTGAGCTCGGCCACAATCTTCGGCGAACAGGTGTCGCTGAATTTGCCAAAGCACGATTCCAGATTGATCTCTCGAAGCCAGTAGATCACCTCGTTCAGTGAGATGAACGATACAGCGCGGTGCGGAGCGCCGCCGTCACGGCCGCCGGATCCGGCGCGCCGGCGGGGAGCGCCCGGCCGGGCACGCAAGCGGCGCGGGCCCATCCGAACAGCGCCGGCCCGTCCACCGCGTCGGTCGGACCGGCGTCGGTGGCCGTGCGGAACGCCTCGAGCAGCCAGGCGGTGCGGGGAAAGAGATGGAAATGGAGCCGGCGGTCCACCTCGCAGAACGAGAGGACGTACACACGGTCGGCCCCTGTCGCGACCTCGATGGCGGCGGCCGCCCGCGCCAGCATCTCGCCCAGGGCCCTAGCCGTCTCCGACGCGAGTCCGGCGAGGCGGGTGGCCCCGCCCGTCACCCGCAGGATCAGGTAGCCCGGCACGGTGCAGAAATCGGCCGCCTCCAGGTTGAAGCGGTCGTCCGCGGACACGCACTGCAAGTTCACACCATCTGACGCCATCCCACGCCTCCATCGAGTTGAATCGGATAAAGCCACAACTTGGTCGGATGCCGCCTGCGCCCGACCGGCGCTCACCTGAAGCTCGAGGCCTTCGGCGAACCGCAGGCGGGGGTTCGATTCCCGTCACAGCCCCGCCAGGAATGCCCGGATCACGGACCAGAAGCCGGCCGGATTGTCGACGTACATGGCGTGGCCGGCCCGGGGGACGAACGCCACCGGCCCCAAGCGCCGGGCGAGGGCCTCCGAGGTGAACCGGCCGCGGTTCCGCGCGCCGAAGACGAACAGCCGGGGCGTGTCCACCGCCTCCACCAGCGGCACTGTCACCTCGGCCCGCGACATGGCTACCAGGCTGACGCTGCAGCCGTGGAGCGTGTCAGGTCCGGCGCGCCGGAGCGTGCGCAGATACCCGGCCATCCCGCGCTGGGCCGCCAGCTCCGCCAGCAGCGCATCCCAGCCGCAGACCGAAAAGTCCTCCCGGCTTTGGGCGGCGACGCGCGCCGACAGGAAGGCGTCGTTTGCGTCGAGGTTCCCCTCGGCCAGGACCAAC encodes the following:
- a CDS encoding DMT family transporter; translated protein: MLLAVGPTVAGFGLYNVSLTHLPSGIVNLIATLEPPFTAVIAYALLGERLTLPQAAGGALVVAGVAGLRVWEGWLAGRDRPVAPDPCDTARCD
- a CDS encoding DMT family transporter, encoding MISERSNLARGFPLAIASAAILSTTAIFIRYLTLNYTLAPLALAVWRDLFVVAVLAPALALVAPRRLRVGRGDIAFLAGWGLVLAAFNAFWTLSVAANGAAVATVLVYSSAAFTVLLGWRLLGERLDWARLLAVGSAFAGCALVSDAADPAVWRTQPGGILLGLLSGLGYAAHSLMGRSSSRRGLDPWTALLYIFGFATLFLLVLNLTPGAAAAGGAARPVELLRWATPGPAGGCWCCWPSGPPWPASGCTT
- a CDS encoding FRG domain-containing protein encodes the protein MSNDIRVTSWAQVQDELFYASWDPAIRRFRSPYVFRGLSDAGYALESSLIRLRGPYAQMERHLLRNFRKYAQGLFGDFTSFWHLLAVAQHHGLPTRLLDWTYSPAAALHFATANIERFDIDGVVWMVNLHQVHAHLPQPLGEPLRAEGADVFTVELLSQLTKAADAEGHSKADEGSSFQHLIQSLEDFDALAAGGEFLLFLEPPSIDERIVNQFALFSVMPNPSRPIDDWLNHHPELFRRLIIPAALKWEIRDKLDQSNVTERVLFPGLDGLCDWLKRHYSQKT
- a CDS encoding alpha/beta fold hydrolase — encoded protein: RRRTDFAGWVVPDLPGHGESDRPADMAGLTMTGLAAALAELLDAEGIREIVLVGHSMGGAVALALAQQLRNSGAARVAGLVLAEGNLDANDAFLSARVAAQSREDFSVCGWDALLAELAAQRGMAGYLRTLRRAGPDTLHGCSVSLVAMSRAEVTVPLVEAVDTPRLFVFGARNRGRFTSEALARRLGPVAFVPRAGHAMYVDNPAGFWSVIRAFLAGL